The following are from one region of the Arachis duranensis cultivar V14167 chromosome 10, aradu.V14167.gnm2.J7QH, whole genome shotgun sequence genome:
- the LOC107470147 gene encoding LOW QUALITY PROTEIN: cytochrome P450 714A1-like (The sequence of the model RefSeq protein was modified relative to this genomic sequence to represent the inferred CDS: inserted 2 bases in 1 codon) has protein sequence MAEVLVAIMKISFPVGIILIIVGGISIILMCVYGEEWSKSQRIRRKLRMQGVKGPPPSSFLHGNLPDIHRINKSAHQQAKSVHTDSHDDDHPHQERDFTASLFPYFEHWRKQYGLVYTYSTGMKQHLYVNQPELVTEMNKIMTLELGKPTHITKNLAPLLGNGILRANGLSWAHQRKLVAAEFFIDKVKGMVGLMIESAQPLLTKWEKLIEEEEAIAEVEVDGDLRSLAADVISRVCFGHSYSKGKQVFSKLRFMQKTMSKHGTFLFGIKGFWDKLNFGRKKENKVSMKEMETEIESLIWELVEERKRECSEKSNLEKDLMQLLLEAAAIDEGLPKNFGKQFIVDNCKNIYFAGHETIAITASWCLLLLAKYPDWQTRIRXSXSGIPDADSLPLLKTLNMVIQEVLRLYPPAAFVSREAYEDIQIGNLNVPKGVCLWTLIPTMNRDPENWGPDANEFKPERFSEGLSKACKYPQAYVPFGLGPRLCLGKNFAIVQLKVVLALIISKFSFTLSPSYKHSPKYRMIIEPGYGVHILIRKI, from the exons atggcgGAGGTGCTTGTTGCAATAATGAAGATCAGTTTTCCAGTTggtattattcttattattgttGGGGGCATATCAATAATATTGATGTGTGTGTATGGTGAAGAGTGGAGCAAGTCCCAAAGGATTAGGAGGAAGTTAAGAATGCAAGGTGTAAAGGGGCCTCCACCTTCTTCATTTCTACATGGAAATCTTCCTGATATCCATAGAATCAATAAATCTGCTCATCAACAAGCCAAATCTGTTCACACAGATAGTCATGATGACGATCATCCTCATCAGGAACGTGACTTCACTGCTTCCCTCTTCCCGTATTTTGAACACTGGAGAAAACAATACG GGCTTGTGTACACTTATTCTACAGGGATGAAACAACACTTATATGTTAACCAACCGGAGCTAGTGACAGAAATGAACAAGATTATGACTCTGGAGTTGGGTAAGCCTACTCACATAACAAAGAACCTTGCACCCCTTCTTGGCAATGGCATTTTAAGAGCCAATGGCCTTAGCTGGGCACATCAGAGAAAACTCGTTGCTGCTGAGTTCTTCATCGATAAAGTTAAG GGTATGGTGGGCCTAATGATAGAGTCAGCGCAACCGTTACTGACAAAGTGGGAGAAACttattgaggaagaagaagccatTGCTGAAGTTGAGGTTGATGGAGATTTGAGAAGCTTAGCAGCTGATGTTATTTCAAGGGTTTGTTTTGGTCATTCTTATTCCAAGGGGAAGCAAGTTTTTTCTAAACTTAGATTTATGCAGAAGACTATGTCCAAGCATGGAACCTTCCTTTTTGGCATCAAAGGTTTCTG GGACAAATTAAATTTTGGGAGAAAGAAGGAAAACAAGGTtagcatgaaggagatggagacaGAGATAGAATCATTAATTTGGGAATTAGTGGAGGAACGCAAACGAGAATGCTCGGAGAAATCaaatttggaaaaagatttgatgCAGTTACTATTAGAAGCAGCAGCAATTGATGAAGGTTTACCCAAGAACTTTGGGAAGCAATTCATTGTGGATAATTGCAAGAACATATATTTTGCTGGCCATGAAACCATTGCTATCACGGCTTCTTGGTGTTTGTTGCTTCTTGCTAAGTACCCGGACTGGCAAACTCGTATTCGGGNNTC CAGTGGCATACCAGACGCAGATTCTCTCCCTCTGTTGAAAACG TTGAATATGGTGATTCAAGAAGTGCTACGTTTGTATCCACCGGCAGCCTTTGTTTCAAGGGAGGCATATGAAGATATTCAAATTGGAAACCTTAATGTCCCTAAAGGAGTTTGTTTATGGACCCTGATTCCAACAATGAATAGAGATCCTGAAAACTGGGGACCAGATGCAAATGAATTTAAACCAGAAAGGTTCAGTGAGGGTCTCTCTAAAGCTTGCAAGTATCCACAAGCATATGTACCATTTGGATTGGGTCCTCGATTGTGTCTAGGCAAAAATTTTGCAATAGTTCAGTTAAAGGTTGTGTTGGCACTCATCATCTCCAAGTTTAGCTTCACTTTGTCTCCAAGTTATAAGCATTCTCCCAAATATAGGATGATTATAGAACCAGGATATGGTGTGCATATCCTTATTCGAAAGATCTAA